From a single Accipiter gentilis chromosome 10, bAccGen1.1, whole genome shotgun sequence genomic region:
- the ISLR gene encoding immunoglobulin superfamily containing leucine-rich repeat protein, translating into MRPLLCCLGLAALLGPCLACPRACSCSVKKNGRLLAECAYKDLQEVPEGLSSNVTILTLSANRISWLGQGSFAEVPEVQSLWLGYNQIGVVEPGAFALLVHLKNLDLSHNKIADFPWQDLRNLSGLQILKMNNNRLAGLPRDAFRALKDLRSLWLNDNELTTLAEGTFDNLPSLSQLQIFNNPFNCSCKVFWLKKWTENTSVSITKGGSTLCVAPGRLKGRAVTDIPDHHCIAPSVQLTYLSNLDNTVMYDGLTLTLHCSVAGSPPPEIRWKIQTSSRRIEINGPNVARDGSVKQSQERFLVFKNGTMAIPNFSKENEGIYTCLAVNDVGTRDVSVNVALAGSENPAEDLLRDDPQASHLGGQSCYKGDEMDPSGAGEKLVIVYHMPRESKSRAGGAVPRVCLGTLLLALGIALCC; encoded by the coding sequence ATGAGGCCCCTGCTCTGTTGCCTGGGGCTGGCTGCGCTCCTGGGGCCCTGCCTGGCCTGTCCCCGGGCCTGCTCCTGCTCCGTCAAGAAGAACGGGAGGCTGTTGGCTGAGTGTGCCTACAAGGACCTCCAGGAGGTACCCGAGGGGTTGTCCTCCAACGTGACCATCCTCACCTTGTCGGCCAACAGGATCAGCTGGTTGGGGCAAGGCTCCTTCGCTGAGGTTCCCGAAGTGCAGTCGCTGTGGTTGGGCTACAACCAGATCGGGGTGGTGGAACCGGGGGCTTTCGCCTTGTTGGTGCACCTGAAGAACCTGGACCTCAGCCACAACAAGATTGCGGATTTCCCCTGGCAGGACCTGCGTAACCTCAGCGGTCTGCAGATCCTGAAGATGAACAACAACCGCCTGGCCGGGCTGCCCCGGGATGCTTTCCGTGCCCTGAAGGACCTGCGCTCCCTCTGGCTCAACGACAACGAGTTGACCACCTTGGCCGAGGGCACCTTTGACAACCTGCCCTCCCTGTCCCAGCTGCAGATCTTCAACAACCCCTTCAACTGCTCCTGCAAGGTCTTCTGGCTGAAGAAGTGGACCGAGAACACCTCCGTCTCCATCACCAAGGGGGGGTCTACCCTGTGTGTGGCTCCCGGCAGGCTGAAGGGCAGGGCGGTGACGGACATCCCTGACCACCACTGCATTGCCCCCTCCGTGCAGCTCACCTACCTCTCCAACCTGGACAACACCGTCATGTACGACGGCCTCACCCTGACGCTGCACTGCAGCGTGGCGGGCAGCCCTCCACCAGAGATCAGGTGGAAGATCCAGACCTCCAGCCGCCGCATTGAGATCAATGGGCCCAACGTGGCAAGGGATGGAAGTGTCAAGCAAAGCCAAGAGCGCTTCCTGGTCTTCAAGAACGGCACCATGGCCATCCCCAACTTCAGCAAGGAGAACGAAGGCATCTACACCTGCCTCGCTGTCAATGACGTGGGCACGCGGGATGTCTCCGTCAACgtggccttggctgggtcggaGAATCCAGCTGAAGACCTGCTCCGAGATGACCCCCAAGCCAGCCACCTCGGGGGTCAGAGCTGCTACAAGGGGGATGAAATGGATCCCTCCGGTGCTGGAGAAAAGCTGGTGATTGTTTACCACATGCCGAGGGAGTCgaagagcagagctggaggagcGGTGCCCCGGGTCTGCCTGGGGACCCTCCTGCTGGCTTTGGGCATCGCGCTCTGCTGTTAA